One stretch of Lacimicrobium alkaliphilum DNA includes these proteins:
- a CDS encoding MBL fold metallo-hydrolase RNA specificity domain-containing protein: MATVTFLGAAQEVTGSCHLLESDCFGQLLLDCGMHQGGDLISRLEEEHFQFNPAGIDAVILSHGHLDHCGMLPKLVHQGFTGPIYCTSATADLLVVMLKDAAGLYERDLERENLKRKRQGKPERKPEYTMQDVERVLDLCEGLDYCETRSICSGNANLCLHDAGHILGSSIVELTFTERGKQKTLVFSGDLGKRDAVLMNDPSSPKKADLVLMESTYGDREHRTEEDTLAQLEQILKDTWNRGGNVMIPSFAVGRTQELLFHLGCLRQQNKLDNWQIFLDSPMAIDVTRIYEKWLELLSDEDTQHLDKDHKAPLEDFLPNLFLSVTPEDSMAINKMKSGAIIIAGSGMCTGGRIRHHFKQRIWNPNNTLIFVGFQARGTLGRILVDGARHIKLFGEQYVVKAQIETLGGFSAHAGQSGLVRWISHFKPVPQVVLVHGEPKAQQALADRLYKELQMNVEIPARNHSLVF, encoded by the coding sequence ATGGCTACCGTTACCTTTCTTGGCGCCGCGCAGGAAGTCACAGGCAGTTGCCACCTGCTGGAATCTGATTGTTTTGGGCAACTACTGCTGGATTGCGGTATGCATCAGGGGGGGGATTTGATCAGCCGCCTGGAAGAAGAACATTTTCAGTTTAACCCGGCGGGGATTGACGCCGTGATCCTTTCCCATGGTCATCTTGACCATTGTGGCATGCTGCCAAAACTGGTGCATCAGGGTTTCACCGGGCCTATATACTGCACCAGTGCAACGGCAGATCTGCTGGTAGTAATGCTAAAAGACGCCGCTGGGCTGTATGAACGGGATCTTGAGCGCGAGAATCTGAAACGTAAACGCCAGGGCAAGCCAGAGCGCAAGCCGGAATATACCATGCAGGATGTAGAGCGGGTACTTGATTTATGTGAGGGCCTGGATTACTGCGAAACGAGATCAATTTGCTCCGGCAATGCTAATCTTTGTTTGCATGATGCCGGCCATATACTTGGTTCTTCCATTGTAGAGCTGACTTTTACTGAACGGGGTAAGCAGAAAACCCTGGTGTTCAGTGGTGACTTAGGCAAGCGTGACGCAGTGCTGATGAACGATCCCAGTTCGCCGAAGAAAGCCGATCTGGTGCTGATGGAGAGCACCTATGGCGATCGCGAGCACCGCACCGAAGAAGACACGCTGGCGCAACTGGAGCAAATCCTCAAAGACACCTGGAACCGTGGCGGAAATGTCATGATCCCCTCCTTCGCCGTTGGCCGCACCCAGGAGTTGTTGTTTCATCTGGGCTGTTTACGCCAACAGAACAAACTGGATAACTGGCAGATTTTTCTCGACAGCCCTATGGCCATTGACGTAACCCGGATCTATGAAAAATGGCTGGAACTGCTCTCAGATGAAGATACTCAGCATCTCGATAAAGACCATAAAGCCCCGCTGGAGGACTTTTTACCTAATCTGTTTTTGTCTGTAACACCGGAAGATTCAATGGCCATTAATAAGATGAAAAGTGGCGCCATTATCATTGCCGGCAGTGGTATGTGCACCGGTGGGCGAATTCGCCATCATTTCAAACAGCGTATATGGAACCCCAACAATACCCTTATTTTTGTTGGCTTTCAGGCACGAGGCACGCTGGGCCGGATCCTGGTTGATGGTGCCAGACATATCAAACTCTTTGGCGAACAATATGTTGTTAAGGCGCAGATTGAGACCCTTGGCGGCTTTTCTGCACATGCAGGCCAGTCAGGGCTGGTCAGGTGGATTAGCCATTTTAAGCCAGTTCCTCAGGTTGTACTGGTGCATGGCGAGCCCAAAGCTCAGCAGGCACTGGCTGACAGGCTCTACAAAGAACTGCAGATGAATGTGGAGATCCCGGCCAGGAATCATAGCCTGGTGTTCTGA
- a CDS encoding L,D-transpeptidase family protein gives MSYSLPQAGSDLIAEDHTISVTEGQTLADIAEQYSLGFNELVAANSGLDPWIPKPGSQVTLPAQTILPEHRSGVVINLAEYRLYYFPPMTNKVITYPVGIGRIGWDTPVTKTRVTGKNKDPWWRVPQSVRQEHRKQGRELPEMVRPGKDNPLGGYAINLGLPGYLLHGTNKGFGIGTRVSHGCIRLRNTDIEALYQQLPEGTEVSIMNQPVKVGWHQGKLMLEVHPALEKQEFNSLTPVTAAIVKHIQNTEIDIDWDKVLSIARKQQGIVQQISK, from the coding sequence GTGAGCTATTCTCTGCCACAGGCGGGCAGTGATTTGATTGCCGAAGATCACACCATTTCTGTAACAGAGGGCCAGACTCTGGCAGATATTGCCGAGCAGTATTCACTGGGTTTTAACGAACTGGTTGCTGCAAATTCAGGTCTGGATCCCTGGATCCCCAAACCCGGTAGCCAGGTGACATTGCCGGCGCAAACTATTCTGCCAGAACATCGCTCCGGGGTTGTGATCAATCTGGCAGAGTATCGTCTGTATTACTTTCCTCCTATGACCAATAAGGTCATCACCTATCCGGTGGGAATAGGGCGCATTGGCTGGGATACACCAGTAACCAAAACACGTGTTACCGGCAAAAACAAAGACCCGTGGTGGCGTGTGCCTCAGAGTGTCAGACAGGAGCACCGTAAACAGGGCCGAGAACTACCGGAAATGGTCAGGCCGGGTAAGGATAATCCTTTAGGTGGCTACGCAATAAACCTTGGCCTGCCGGGGTATTTATTGCATGGAACCAATAAGGGCTTTGGTATCGGCACCCGTGTCAGCCACGGTTGCATAAGACTGCGTAATACAGATATTGAAGCGCTTTATCAGCAGCTTCCTGAAGGTACCGAAGTCAGCATCATGAATCAGCCAGTCAAGGTGGGCTGGCATCAGGGCAAACTGATGCTCGAAGTGCACCCGGCGCTGGAAAAGCAGGAGTTTAACAGTCTCACACCTGTTACCGCTGCTATTGTAAAACACATTCAGAACACAGAGATTGATATTGACTGGGATAAAGTGCTGTCAATTGCCAGAAAACAACAGGGGATTGTGCAGCAAATATCAAAATAA
- a CDS encoding Lpp/OprI family alanine-zipper lipoprotein: protein MKKLYFPVISAVVILGLGGCASNSTDPLQAQIDQLQSEVKRLNSQSNDAVSAAKSADRKAEMAMDEAVKAQQMARDSEEKAERMFERCCGK from the coding sequence ATGAAGAAACTGTATTTTCCTGTAATCTCCGCAGTGGTGATTTTGGGACTGGGTGGTTGTGCGTCAAACAGCACTGATCCACTGCAGGCTCAGATAGATCAGCTGCAAAGCGAAGTAAAACGGCTGAACAGCCAGAGCAATGATGCGGTCTCAGCGGCCAAATCCGCAGACAGAAAGGCAGAGATGGCCATGGATGAAGCGGTAAAGGCTCAGCAAATGGCCAGAGATTCTGAAGAAAAGGCCGAGCGCATGTTTGAACGTTGCTGCGGCAAATGA
- a CDS encoding DUF1840 domain-containing protein, with amino-acid sequence MIVTFKTRAFSNITMFGDIAVHLLKMMGQTGNVPGAIKDGDVSQAYQTLKQALETLPEDLSIDQSQESDSQTESPGGYQDKDEEEQQRTAVSLEQRAKPLLDLLEAAAKDNTYVSWE; translated from the coding sequence ATGATCGTCACTTTTAAAACCAGGGCATTCAGCAATATCACCATGTTTGGTGATATTGCTGTGCATTTGCTGAAAATGATGGGCCAGACAGGCAACGTGCCCGGCGCCATCAAAGATGGAGATGTCAGCCAGGCTTATCAGACCCTAAAGCAAGCCCTGGAGACGCTGCCGGAAGACCTGAGTATCGATCAGAGTCAGGAGTCAGACAGTCAGACGGAGAGCCCAGGCGGTTATCAGGATAAGGATGAAGAAGAACAGCAGCGCACAGCCGTCAGCCTTGAACAAAGGGCCAAGCCGCTACTGGATTTACTCGAAGCAGCTGCTAAAGACAATACCTATGTAAGCTGGGAATAA
- a CDS encoding tetratricopeptide repeat-containing diguanylate cyclase, with amino-acid sequence MCLALTDAEIDALYSQVSQLREQGLMDEADEQARLLLQASESSGRALYQGKAAFALARNHMERNQYPQAKTQLNLAIQFFQDSGEQKWLADSYRQLGLTYRYQVDYPQALSYVYLAMQIYQQLEDMTAIGSAYNSIGLIMEKMGQYEEALQAHQKALEIDYQLDDSGGIATGIYNLGDLYRVMGDHEKALQYFNDALQMDINRNNPKDMAYSHNKVGYVLSELGQHQLAREHISKAIALFQQIQAPRDTDWARSSMAQVDINTGHYTEARELLLELLVRAEKNQYLSLKVDLLGMLADVTLLQEDYSAALEYIEQGIELARLNNELRDQVLFEEQRVEAYIQLHSVQQAFESLQRKQQLDEQLLNEKRVTGIAAAQAQTEFIKNEYKIALLEKERALQQAQLETQQQQRNMLVTGLLIGFVMLFLIYRGYQRKRINSKLSVLVERRTAQLRLKNKELRDAYKKVEALSLTDRLTGLNNRFFLEQHVLSDLELSRRAYTDWHQGRRAAPQNADMIVFMIDLDRFKQINDNHGHHGGDLVLIQFKQRLQKVFRESDYLIRWGGEEFVCVARQVNRQDAGDVARRLIECVRETPFEIEQRQIRVTCSVGFSCYPLVPASQSGPESWKRLLELADLCLYAAKNSGRDCYVGIESASTPLADGFPINADLIKDRISQNEIKVISSLAKNTDITWC; translated from the coding sequence ATGTGTCTCGCGCTCACTGACGCAGAAATTGATGCACTATACAGCCAGGTCAGCCAGTTACGTGAGCAGGGCTTGATGGATGAAGCCGATGAACAGGCCCGGCTGCTGCTGCAGGCATCAGAATCCTCAGGCCGTGCGCTTTATCAGGGCAAAGCGGCGTTTGCACTGGCACGGAATCACATGGAACGTAACCAATACCCTCAGGCAAAGACACAGCTGAATCTTGCCATCCAGTTTTTTCAGGATTCCGGTGAGCAAAAATGGCTGGCTGACAGCTACCGGCAACTGGGCTTAACCTATCGATATCAGGTCGATTATCCTCAGGCCCTGAGTTACGTTTATCTTGCCATGCAGATCTATCAGCAGCTTGAGGATATGACCGCAATTGGAAGTGCCTATAACAGTATTGGTCTGATTATGGAAAAAATGGGCCAATACGAAGAAGCCCTTCAGGCTCACCAGAAGGCCCTTGAAATAGATTATCAGCTAGATGATAGCGGGGGCATTGCCACCGGCATTTATAATCTGGGGGATTTGTACCGGGTGATGGGGGACCATGAAAAAGCCCTGCAGTACTTTAACGACGCACTGCAAATGGATATCAATCGGAACAACCCCAAAGATATGGCTTATAGCCATAATAAAGTGGGTTACGTTTTAAGTGAGTTAGGACAACATCAGCTGGCCCGCGAACATATCAGTAAGGCGATTGCCCTTTTCCAGCAAATTCAGGCACCAAGAGATACCGACTGGGCGCGAAGCTCCATGGCTCAGGTGGATATTAATACCGGTCACTATACCGAGGCACGGGAGTTACTGCTTGAATTGTTAGTCCGTGCAGAAAAAAACCAGTATCTGAGCCTTAAAGTCGATCTTCTCGGAATGTTGGCAGATGTAACACTGCTACAAGAAGACTATTCGGCGGCGCTAGAATATATAGAGCAGGGAATTGAGCTGGCCCGACTTAATAATGAACTAAGAGACCAGGTATTGTTTGAAGAGCAACGGGTTGAAGCCTATATCCAGTTGCATTCAGTCCAGCAAGCATTCGAATCCCTGCAACGCAAACAACAACTGGACGAGCAGTTGTTAAATGAAAAACGTGTCACAGGCATTGCCGCAGCTCAGGCGCAAACTGAATTTATTAAAAATGAATACAAGATAGCGTTACTGGAGAAAGAGCGGGCATTGCAACAGGCACAGCTAGAAACACAGCAGCAACAGCGAAATATGCTGGTAACAGGTCTGCTGATTGGTTTTGTCATGCTCTTTTTAATCTACCGTGGTTATCAGCGAAAACGTATAAACAGCAAACTAAGCGTATTGGTTGAGCGCCGGACTGCACAACTCAGACTGAAGAATAAGGAATTACGTGATGCCTATAAAAAGGTTGAAGCCCTGAGCCTGACAGACAGATTAACGGGTCTGAACAATAGGTTTTTTCTTGAGCAACATGTGTTGAGTGATCTTGAACTAAGCCGAAGAGCTTATACTGACTGGCATCAGGGCAGGCGAGCTGCTCCACAAAATGCGGATATGATCGTTTTTATGATTGATTTGGATCGCTTTAAGCAGATCAATGACAACCATGGTCACCATGGTGGCGATTTAGTTCTGATCCAATTTAAACAGCGATTGCAAAAGGTGTTCAGAGAGTCTGACTATCTTATCCGCTGGGGTGGGGAAGAGTTTGTTTGTGTTGCCCGCCAGGTTAACCGTCAGGATGCAGGTGATGTGGCCCGGCGCTTAATTGAGTGTGTACGTGAGACCCCCTTCGAAATTGAACAACGTCAGATCAGGGTAACCTGCTCGGTTGGCTTTTCCTGCTATCCACTGGTGCCGGCCAGCCAGAGTGGGCCTGAGAGTTGGAAGCGGCTTCTTGAATTAGCCGATCTGTGCCTGTACGCCGCTAAAAACAGTGGCCGGGACTGCTATGTTGGCATTGAGTCTGCCAGTACGCCGCTGGCCGACGGTTTTCCCATCAATGCAGACCTGATTAAGGACAGAATCAGCCAAAATGAGATCAAGGTGATAAGCAGTCTGGCAAAAAACACCGACATTACCTGGTGCTGA
- a CDS encoding high-potential iron-sulfur protein, with amino-acid sequence MSNINRRSFLKISGATLIGLTTGGITLRASAQEKLSLDNPSAKALQYVHKSEKDGQDCSNCMHIQGDANKDWRPCALFPNKLVANKGWCAAWAKAN; translated from the coding sequence ATGTCAAACATCAACAGACGGAGCTTTCTTAAGATCTCAGGTGCTACACTGATTGGATTAACCACTGGCGGTATCACTCTCAGGGCCAGTGCTCAGGAAAAACTAAGCCTGGATAACCCCAGCGCCAAAGCGCTGCAGTATGTGCATAAATCGGAGAAGGACGGTCAGGACTGCTCTAATTGTATGCATATTCAGGGTGATGCGAACAAAGATTGGCGCCCCTGCGCGCTGTTTCCTAATAAGCTTGTTGCTAACAAGGGCTGGTGCGCGGCCTGGGCTAAGGCTAACTAA
- a CDS encoding class II glutamine amidotransferase: MCELLGMSANVPTDICFSFKGLRERGGRTGPHKDGWGVAFYNKKGVNTFKDPNPSHDSEIANLVSDYPMKSCAVLAHIRQANRGRISLENTHPFTRELWGRYWTYAHNGQLSEYKDLPYGPFTPVGTTDSEYAFCYLLSELANHYPNRAYSRKAAFRFIQKKANKLHQRGVFNMLLSDGDYLLAYCSTKLYWITRRAPFSVARLSDLDVDIDFTQHTTIDDVVTVIATEPLTNNEQWKKMQPGEGILFKLGEVVVKSGG; encoded by the coding sequence ATGTGTGAATTGCTTGGAATGTCCGCCAATGTGCCGACTGATATTTGTTTTAGTTTTAAAGGGTTAAGGGAGCGGGGAGGGCGCACCGGCCCGCATAAAGATGGCTGGGGTGTTGCGTTTTACAACAAAAAAGGGGTAAATACCTTTAAGGACCCTAACCCCAGCCATGATTCAGAGATCGCCAACCTGGTTTCGGATTATCCGATGAAAAGCTGTGCGGTATTGGCCCACATTCGTCAGGCTAACCGGGGCAGGATCTCGCTTGAGAACACCCATCCATTTACCCGCGAGCTCTGGGGACGCTACTGGACCTATGCCCACAATGGCCAGCTCAGCGAATATAAAGATCTACCCTACGGCCCTTTTACTCCTGTAGGTACCACAGATAGCGAGTATGCCTTTTGCTATTTGCTTAGTGAGCTGGCCAATCACTATCCCAACCGTGCCTATAGCCGCAAGGCAGCATTTCGCTTTATTCAGAAGAAGGCCAATAAGCTTCATCAGCGGGGTGTATTTAATATGTTGCTAAGCGATGGCGACTACCTGCTGGCATACTGCTCAACAAAACTGTATTGGATAACGCGCAGGGCCCCGTTCAGTGTGGCTCGCTTATCAGACCTTGATGTGGATATCGATTTTACTCAGCATACGACCATTGACGATGTGGTGACCGTAATCGCCACTGAACCCCTGACAAACAATGAACAGTGGAAAAAAATGCAGCCCGGAGAAGGTATCCTGTTTAAACTGGGCGAGGTGGTGGTTAAAAGCGGTGGCTGA
- a CDS encoding Tll0287-like domain-containing protein produces the protein MNTLIKLSLLPLLLPAVAAAQDNSELEKQAKEKIKAFATNLKSELSKAIQQGGLEQGIRVCHHRAPEIAAQSSNEGWQLGRTSLKLRNPDNAPDSWEQNILQQFQGRFEDGESLQNMAVSAKLDGQQTKIYRYMQAIAVDSVCLACHGQDIAPATRAMLEKYYPEDQATGFQAGDLRGAFSLTKYLEQANQ, from the coding sequence GTGAATACCCTGATAAAACTATCTTTACTGCCATTGTTGCTGCCTGCAGTGGCCGCGGCGCAAGATAATTCAGAGCTGGAGAAACAGGCTAAAGAAAAGATAAAAGCCTTTGCAACTAACCTGAAATCGGAACTGAGCAAGGCCATTCAGCAAGGTGGCCTGGAACAAGGTATCAGGGTTTGCCATCACCGTGCACCGGAGATAGCTGCGCAGTCATCAAATGAAGGCTGGCAACTCGGGCGCACCAGTTTGAAGCTTCGTAACCCTGATAATGCGCCAGATAGTTGGGAGCAAAACATATTGCAGCAATTTCAGGGTCGTTTTGAGGATGGAGAGAGCCTACAGAACATGGCAGTCTCGGCAAAGCTGGATGGGCAGCAAACTAAGATATACCGTTATATGCAAGCCATTGCGGTCGATAGCGTTTGTCTTGCTTGTCATGGACAGGATATCGCTCCTGCAACACGGGCTATGCTGGAAAAGTACTATCCGGAGGATCAGGCTACGGGATTTCAGGCTGGCGATTTAAGAGGGGCATTCAGCCTGACAAAATATCTTGAGCAGGCTAATCAATAA
- a CDS encoding DUF2165 family protein, giving the protein MRLMKTLLVAFASLFCLLYGLQNLMNLDAAFSFVQLTLSMQGHTLYPASIGPAFTSDVIIWLVLGIIILLELLAGFLILRGAYDMFRELKGSSERFQQAKHFAALGLSLAVLIWFGLFSAIGGAYFQMWQTQTGSTALEGAFWYSMQLSAVLLILLQKDSEDLID; this is encoded by the coding sequence ATGAGGTTAATGAAAACCCTGCTCGTTGCCTTTGCATCGCTGTTTTGTTTGCTGTACGGATTGCAGAATTTGATGAATCTGGATGCCGCTTTTAGCTTCGTCCAGCTCACTTTATCAATGCAGGGGCACACTCTCTATCCTGCCAGTATCGGCCCAGCTTTCACATCAGATGTAATAATCTGGCTTGTACTGGGCATTATTATCCTGCTGGAACTGTTGGCCGGCTTTCTGATACTGCGCGGGGCTTATGATATGTTCAGAGAACTAAAAGGCAGCTCTGAAAGATTTCAGCAGGCAAAACACTTTGCCGCTCTCGGTCTGAGCCTGGCAGTATTGATCTGGTTTGGCTTGTTCTCAGCCATCGGCGGCGCCTATTTTCAGATGTGGCAAACGCAAACCGGCAGCACTGCGCTGGAAGGGGCGTTCTGGTATTCAATGCAGTTGTCCGCTGTGCTGTTAATCCTGTTGCAAAAAGACTCTGAAGATCTTATTGATTAG
- a CDS encoding cation:proton antiporter — translation MDFIWILFAFVCGLGVKLLHFPPLIGFLAAGFVLNFAGIEPADSLDTLANLGITLLLFTIGLKLNIRDLLKREVWLGTGGHMLLWSALMSLLCIGLSSAGLAYLNILDWQSAALLGFALSFSSTVCIVKMLEEAGEMKTRHGKVAIGVLVMQDILAVLFLVTATGEIPSIYALGLFGLLLIKPLLNRLVNLAGHGELLPLTGFFLALGGYELFSIVGIKGDLGALLMGILLSSHAKSTELNKALLSFKDLFLIGFFLSIGFTALPDLQMIVIALVLCLMLPIKFMLFFFIFTGLRLRGRTAYLSGMALSNFSEFGLIVAALCVDLSLLSKEWLVILALAVSFSFVITSIIYRYAHAGYSKYQSQIKGFEKKRRLPEDIYLQPANARVLVVGMGRVGKGAFLALSEVLGKQVWGMDADRDRVERQKKLGMQVMMGDGEDADLWDSMDLSDTKLILLALPSTEDIRHIHDQLRKAGYKGQLAAIARYEDERIEMIQHGIDHVFNFYTEAGTGFAEESLQLLKKAA, via the coding sequence ATGGATTTTATCTGGATACTTTTTGCCTTTGTCTGTGGCCTGGGCGTAAAACTGCTGCATTTCCCTCCCCTGATTGGCTTTCTGGCAGCCGGCTTTGTACTTAACTTTGCGGGTATCGAGCCCGCTGACAGTCTCGATACATTGGCCAATCTTGGTATTACATTGTTGCTTTTTACCATTGGTCTGAAGCTGAATATTCGCGACTTACTCAAGCGTGAAGTATGGCTTGGTACCGGCGGGCATATGCTGCTCTGGTCTGCTCTCATGAGTCTGCTTTGCATTGGCCTGAGTAGCGCAGGCCTGGCATATCTGAATATTCTCGACTGGCAGTCGGCAGCCCTGTTGGGATTTGCACTCAGTTTCAGCAGTACCGTCTGTATTGTTAAGATGCTTGAGGAAGCCGGAGAAATGAAAACCCGCCACGGCAAAGTCGCTATTGGTGTGTTGGTTATGCAGGATATTCTGGCTGTGCTGTTTCTGGTCACTGCAACCGGCGAAATCCCTTCGATATATGCCCTGGGTTTGTTTGGCCTGTTATTGATCAAACCTTTATTAAACAGGCTGGTTAACCTGGCGGGTCATGGTGAATTACTGCCATTAACCGGTTTTTTCCTGGCGCTGGGAGGGTACGAACTATTCAGCATAGTGGGGATTAAGGGGGATTTGGGCGCCCTGCTTATGGGCATACTATTAAGCAGCCATGCTAAGTCTACTGAGCTGAACAAGGCGCTGCTGAGTTTTAAGGATCTGTTCTTAATCGGCTTTTTCCTGTCTATCGGTTTTACCGCCCTGCCTGACTTGCAGATGATAGTTATTGCGCTGGTGCTCTGCCTGATGTTGCCGATAAAATTTATGCTGTTTTTCTTTATCTTTACGGGATTGCGGTTAAGGGGACGAACGGCCTATCTTTCAGGCATGGCGTTATCAAATTTCAGCGAGTTCGGCCTGATTGTGGCAGCGTTATGTGTGGATCTGTCGCTGCTCAGTAAGGAATGGTTGGTGATTCTGGCACTGGCTGTGTCGTTTTCCTTTGTGATTACCAGCATCATCTATCGATATGCCCATGCGGGGTATTCAAAATACCAGTCTCAGATCAAAGGTTTCGAAAAAAAGCGGCGCTTGCCAGAGGATATCTACCTGCAGCCGGCCAATGCCAGGGTGCTGGTGGTGGGGATGGGCCGTGTAGGTAAAGGCGCGTTCCTGGCGCTTAGTGAGGTATTAGGCAAGCAGGTTTGGGGCATGGATGCCGACAGAGACCGTGTTGAACGACAAAAAAAGCTGGGTATGCAGGTGATGATGGGCGATGGTGAAGACGCGGATTTATGGGATAGTATGGATCTGAGTGATACCAAACTGATCTTGTTGGCCCTGCCTTCAACGGAAGACATTCGTCATATTCATGACCAGTTACGCAAAGCGGGTTATAAAGGGCAACTGGCAGCTATCGCCCGCTACGAAGATGAACGCATAGAAATGATCCAGCATGGTATTGATCACGTGTTCAATTTTTATACCGAGGCGGGTACCGGCTTTGCTGAAGAGAGTCTGCAACTGCTGAAAAAAGCGGCCTGA